The DNA sequence TGCATAGCAGTTATAGCTTGTGGCtcataaattataattatatggAGCGTTGTCACTAATGGCAGCATCCTTTTCTCAATTTTTAATCTTCACCTGGAGAAAGTGTTCTTCCTAATGCTGTACTAATTTAAAATTACAGTGAGCCCACCATATCCAGGAGGATTAGTTCCAGGACCCttctcagatttaaaaaaaacatggatgATCATTGCCCATCTTATTAGGGGGTGGTGATATGAATATGAATGTTTACATTCATGTTGCCAGCATTGTAGCATGACAAGCCGTAGTATGTGGGAATCACAGATACTTAATTCACGAACCCAGAGAGCCCACTGTACAATTATTTCTGTTCTACTACGAAATAGAATATCCTCTGGTTCCCCATTATAGGAACTGACTATGATCTGGACCTTATTTACACAACGATTAGCAGTGCTGCTGCTTTGGTTGCTCTCAAGTGCTTCCTGTCTGCCcctgtattttgattatattcATCTGTGTAGACAGATAACAGTACATCAGGATTGGAATTTTTTTTGccaatgttaatttttttctaaaatattttaattaatatgtaattaatatttaataattttgaCCACAAGTTAATTTAGTCTGGAAGTTGCTAATACACCATTTGTATAGCTTTCCATTTACctcaaaacaaaataaacttattatttttatatttgaaataGATAAGATGTGGgccacacaactttcttgcatCAGGGTTTATCATTGAAGACTCAATCATTAGTTTAATTTTGACTCTCTCTAATGGTTAGAACACTGCTCCAAAATTGTTCAAATCTTTCTCACTGTCCAGCAAAATAATCTTCATTTATTAATATCTTAGGTGGAGTTTAGTTTGTATAGTGTTAGGTCTGAATCAATGTTCctttaactgtgttgttgttgtaggAATTTGCTTGCGCTGATACATCGAATGATAGAATTTGTGGTGCGTGAAGGACCCATGTTTGAAGCCATGATTATGAATAGAGAAATCAAcaacccaatgttcaggtggTTATTTTTGTTTCCCTATTTCTGTTCAGTATTGCATGTTGTATGTAATTCATCTCAGGTATTGGTATGCTGTGATACATATGGCATCAAACGATATATACAAGTAGATATAGTTTTCAAATAGCAGCAGATAAGGTAGAACTACTCCAGACTGTGTCTTTTAGATAATTGAGTGTTTCTGTTCTAAAATAAAATCCCCAGATACAGAAAATTAGATATTTAAGAAAAGAATTCTAGGTTAACTTTCTACtaagaatattattttttttatttgaaggtattttagtttcttttaaaaaaatgcatgaaTGTTCTTGTGAGCATTTAGTAATTTAAAATGGTACTATTCAGACCTAGGTTTTTTTTGCATCTTTCCTTGACCATGAAAGGTGGTTGGCTGGAGAAGATTCTGAAAGAAGTGTTTTAGCAGCAGATttaaatatatttgcattttaatttcaCATTTTCCTTTTCCCACTACTAGGTTTTTGTTTGAGAATCAGACTCCAGCCCATGTATACTACAGGTGGAAGCTTTATTCAATCCTACAGGTGAAGAAATATTCTAAAATTGATTTCTATTGTGTAtatgttgaaatattttggctGATGTCCTGTTAGTGAAATATGCAAGTGTAATTTCAGCATAATGTGTATGTCCCTTTGGCCATTGTAGAAATTGGCATtcttgtccttcttctgcggtggtAAAAGCCCTCCCTGCTGCAAGATCCACTGTTTCATTGCGATAGCTCCCTCTCCATGACAGTGGCTGTTACAGAGTTACAGAGTAGGGAAGATCAAAGAAGACTCTGTGATCCCTTAGCTAGGTACAGAATGATGACATCATTCTCTGAAACCTCTGGAAGTCTCTGGTGAATCTCAAAGATTATGTCAGTATCTGGCTATGGGAAGATTGCTCTTAAGTGTTCTGATTCTTTTGTGCTCCACCAGCGATTGAATTCAGAAACACAAGAAGTTGGGGTGATTGTGAGAGGAACTACCTATGGGACTATTATGCCATACTCAGTGATGTAGGATTTTTGCCCACTACCTCTTTCTGAACACAAGACTTTTTCCAATTCCTACCTGTTGCAACCCCACATGCAAGTTATCTCATTCCTCCAGAAGAGTGTTGGGGTTGGCATTGTGTACTCCTGGGAAGGAGAGCAAGAGGAAATCAACACTGCATTGCCCTTCCTCAAGTTCTAGCTCTTTGCTGGAGCcttgttttcttctctttgtgGAGGGATTGTTTCTTTTAACTCTTGTTCTCCTATTCTTTTCTTTTGTGTTGGTTAGGGTGATGCTCCAACCAAATGGAGGACTGAAGATTTCCGTATGTTTAAAAATGGCTCATTTTGGAGACCACCTCCTTTAAATCCTTATCTCCATGGAATGTCAGAAGAACAAGAGCCCGAAGCCTTTGTAGAGGAGCCAAGCAAGAAGGGTGCACTTAAGGAGGAGTAAGCATCTTTGAAGAACCCAATATAATATCTTTCCCTTAGTCCTGTAATTGCCTGTCTGTGGCCTTCTACTAGAAAGGAGCTAATACAGAAATTCCAGGATTTGAAGAGCTAGTCccctctttttgtttgtttgtttttttttctttttgaaaggcATCTTAAACCAATGTTTCTGCTAAGTAATGCATTTCTGAGGATCCTTTTTTGTTACATGTGGCATAATATTGAAGAAAATGTCAATTTTAGTATGTTTCGATAAAATATGAACATACAGTGCAGATTGTTCTAGATTATTTTCCTCCTAAAGTATAATGTACAATAAGGCTCGCTTATAGATGTGCAGAAAGGGTGTTGCTAAGTTTTCTAAAAATTTGAAACTGGAATTTTAGACAGAGGGACAAATTAGAGGAAATCCTGCGTGGGTTAACACCGCGTAAGAATGATATTGGAGATGCAATGGTTTTCTGTCTTAATAATGCTGAAGCCGCAGAAGAAATTGTAGACTGCATTGCTGAGTCGCTATCCATCTTGAAAACTCCACTTCCCAAAAAGGTAGGATTGATTTCTCTCTATATTCTGTGTATCATATAACATTTCTGTATAACTTTTCACATTGTTCATTCACATTGGCATTCAATTAATTTCCTTTATAAAAGCACAATTTAGTTCTCTGCCAAAGTTACATTTGTTGCAAAAATTACGTAAGATTTAGACTTGTAATGTAGGAATTCCATTTTATTCTGTCCTCCAAAGTTTTAAACGCTGCCAGATTTCAGTCACTTGCTGTGTAATTTCTTTTGTATGAACAAAAATAGTACAGAAATAGATGCAGAAAAAAAATATCCTAGACaatctgtttaatttttttccattggTGTTCTGTCCTTTGAGATGGTGGTATCTACTGATGTGTCTTGTATTTCAATCTGTGATAATATCATAAGATAATacttccattatctttgcagatTGCAAGATTATATTTGGTTTCTGATGTGCTATACAATTCATCTGCAAAAGTTGCCAATGCTTCATATTACAGAAAATTGTAAGTATCAAAGTTTTAAACTCTTTCAAAAGAAGGAAATTACAGACCTATTGTATATTCTCAAGatatgtgtacagtgttccctcactacttcactgtTCACTTTTTGCGCATTCActttttcacagtttttcaataaactaaaagaatattataaatcataaaaaattataatttacagcctaaggaagggaggaaggagaagccgaagggagagaaaaggagcccaagcggtaacgggaggagaaggaggcgatttatcaacatacgattggttgataaagccttaaaatagtgtataactactaaaataatgtataaatattaaaataaatatagtatccttactttgcggattttcacttattgcgggtggttgtggaacgtaacccccgctataagtgagggaacactacacATTTTAGTCAAGAAATTAAACCAGGGTCAATTTATTCATGCGTCAGTGaaattcttatcaaaaaaggaataaTTTCTGAGTAGAAAGCAAAAGGCTGTCACTACCTGCAGGATCTAGCTAGCAATGTAGACCACTCAAAAAAGTCCTTTGGAATTGGCTTTATTACTCTGATCTCTGCAGCTCAAGAACAAAATGCTAAATGGTGGTTTTGGCCAACCTCCCTGCTTCCCTTCCAATCTCACTCCCTACCCACACTGCCCTTATCAGTCTTTTCCTACGAGCTAGCTGCGTCCACCAATGCCCCCTGCTGGCACTGAGATGTCACAAAGAAGATATATGGTGACTTCTTGAAGCAGAAATCCGCTCCTGACAAAGGCGAGAGCTTAGTCTGTTCACTTTTAATCTCTCTGATAGTACTGTTTCTAGCTTTTTGAATGCCCGGCTAACAAaatggcagcagcaacagcagcagcgaaGAGAAGCTGGCCCTGATGTAGTGCTGTCATTTCCCCCTCTCTTTGGAGTGACTTTCAATTTATCCATGGCtcgtatcaaaatccataattttggccccccccTAAATACACCGTTATATATAGTAAACATTGACTGTATTACTTGGGAGACTGGGAACTACTATAGTCTCTGAGATATATTTATAGCACAGTGACAGAAAATGTGTTTCTAAGTTGTGTAACTGTcctcttaaactatgggtcccaaCTCCAAATGGGATCTTCTTAGCTCAATTTTTAGGTCATGAAAAACTTGGCATcattaaaaggtttctgaacactatCCAGCTACACAAATCTTGTTAGCAACAATGtacagtatttacagtggactttgaagaactgtactccacaaaaaaggaaaaccagtctgcttagcaagccttgcaaatgctgatttattatcagtaatcaTTTGATTTATAGTCCATGTTTCTCATTTGGAAAGGAGTCAAAAGtataaaaagtttaagaagctctgctctaCTATAGCATATGGTCAGGAACCATTGAAGAGCTACATCTTAATTGTTTTGTGTATGAATGTGCAAATATATATCTTAATTTACTAGTTTGCTTTATattccatcttttaaaaatacaatagtaaACTTTCTCATTTTTAATAAGTATTTCACAGACGTAAAGATTTATTCATAGACTTAATTTCAGATGTTCTCCCCATAGGCTCAGAGTCTCTCTATTACTAGAAAATTGGGGACTTGTTTTTGTAGCTCTAGTATAAAACCTCTGACTTCCACTGTGCAGTACTTAATTTATGAAAATTGTCATTTCAGTTTTGAGTCAAAATTATGTCAGATATTCTCTGATCTGAATGCAACCTACCGGACAATACAAGGCCATCTGCAATCTGAAAACTTTAAGGTACGTGTATATTTGTGTTTGTTTCGGACATATGGGTAGGCTGAGGATAATTCATACATATTTAATGATCTCCTGGACTGAACTTCCTTCAGTAAGCATTTCCAAATTGTTCCCATAAAGATATAACATGAAGAACATTTAATATAAAGCAGCATAATGAGAATTAACAGCATAAAATATTTTGCAGTTAGAAGTCCTGGGAAAATAAGAAATAAGGTGCCAAAATCTCTATACTTGTATCAGTGTCAGGTACAATCTCAGAGATTTTTTTACAATGATGTGTCATAAATGAGGGAGGCTGGACTGTAAATAGGAAAAGTTACCATCAGGACATACTTGGACTAACAATGCAATTCTGCACATACCAACTCAGAAATAATTCTTCTTCAGTCCAGTTAGTTAGTTTAGGAGTTCAGGCTTATTTCAGAAGGTAGTGAGTGGCTCCAGCGAAATGAAGAAAACTAAAAAGTAGTTGTATATAAAGTACCTTCAAATAACAACTGGGATTAAGATTTTCTTTCAAACGGAAGTGGGGACCACTCCCTAGCCACTCTGGCAAGTTGCACTGGTACATTTTAGTACTCTGGGAATGGTGTAATGTCACTTTTGACCATTCTGGTGGCCATGGAACTTTTCAGAGCTGGTTTTGCCTGAAAGTTAGCACcaagattttaaaacatttgaggaGGGTCTAAAGGGCTTCAAGGGCCACACGTTGATTTTCCAAAGCCTGCATACAACCACACTTTGGCCAGACCATCCACATGTGTAATTTATTTAGTATATTATTTTAGTAtacttatatatatttatttagtaTACTACTTTTGCATtggatttacagcatttatttatttatttgtttatttatttatttgttgaagTAGTTATGCCCCACTCTTTAGCTAAAAAGGATCCTAAGGTAACTGCGATATTCTGTCATATGAGGCATAACTCTTTCAAATTCAAGCCTACTTGatttctcacatttccagcatcaaGTTTGTTTGATCCTTTTCTCTgccttttaaattacattttatattaagTTGAATTAAAGTTGCATTGACATTTCCTGAAGTGAAACAGTACTACTGTTTCCCTTGCATTGAGAAGATATGACTAGTACAGTCTACATTCAGTTATGATTATAGTCTGCATGGGTTTTATTACTAaagatagttttagaccagaaccCAGTATAAGTCTGTATAAATAATCGCTGAAGGGCACAATGCAAAATACATGTATAGCCTCACGCTTTGTATTCTGTTGTTAAAGTACTTCTCAATACAAATGACTAGCATTGTTTACTACTTTTAGCAACGGGTAATGACATGCTTCAGAGCATGGGAAGACTGGGCGATTTATCCAGAACCATTTTTGATCAAACTGCAGAATATTTTCTTGGGGCTTGTAAATATTATTGAAGAAAAGGAAACAGAGGTAAGTGTGAGATGAGACAGTTATTGATAGTATTGATGTGGAAGCAAACAGGACAACCTCGGGCCTTAGAGGTAAGGAAAATTAAAATGTCAGCTGCTTATACTAGCAGTTTTGGATTCCAGGGCTAATTTCCTTCCCACATGAAACTACTCTTTGATGTGAGGTTACATAAACAGTTTTTTTCCTAATATGAATGTTAACATTGTCCATACCTTTGCCTTTGAACTAGCTCATTTGCCAGTTACGTATTGGGAATTACTTGGAACCTGAAGCACGTGCATTGCCTCTTTATCAGTATTCAGGTGTGTGTGAGTGAGAAGGAGAGAGATTTTAAAGTATCTGAATGTTACAGAGCAGCCTCTCATCTCTTCCATGTTGTGTGGCTTTGGTTGAACTAAAAGGCACTATTTTATAaggatgtttgtttgtttcaagTATTCAGAATtggctccagatgttttgaatttaTCATCTATGGTCCATGTTCCAAACTATATGAAAGCGTGCAGCACGTGCAGACATTGCTAGATATTCTCCATCTATTTACAGAACTTGAGAAAAATGCTTTACAAATGTTGCAAAGAAGTAGTTTTTGGCAGCTTCTAaacaattttgaattttcagCTGCTTATCATAATTTATATTAACTTATTAATGCATCCATGACCACAGTAGTTTTTTGTACATAGACATGTATGATATAACTTTGATGCCAACATGTACAATATGCCTGAAATATCAACTCTTTTTCTGAGGTTAAATGATTGTGGAAATCAGGCACAGATTCCCAAGTCATATTGTATTTTGACTGGTAATAAACTTACTTCCCTTCTTTCTTATATGTGATTCCAAGATTTATGAAATTGGCAGAACCAGTAGATAAATGTTGATTCTGGACATTTGTATGAATGGGGAAAACTATGAGGAACTAAGTattaaacaaccccccccccccccccccgagaataTGAAGTATTCTCAGAATGCATGGTTTGCTTACAGGAAGTACCTGATGATCTTGATGGAGCTCCCATTATTGAGGAAGAGCTTGATGGTGCTCCTCTAGAAGATGTGGATGGAATTCCTATCGATGTTGCTCCCATTGATGACCTTGATGGAGTTCCTATTAAGTCGCTTGATGATGATCTTGATGGTGTACCTTGTAAGATATATTTAAATGTAGTGTGTTTTTAGACTCCTGTACAATTTCACAGTATGCGTTATGATAGTTTAGTATTTAAAGTCAGTACTTTAAATACATTTCACTTAGAAATGAGAAAAGCTGTAATGTCAGTTGTTTGTTACTAGTTAGTCCACGTTCTGTCTTGTAGAAGCAAACTTTGCATTTTTAGTATGTTGTGGTTTCATAATACAgtagttatttttatatgtgcttGTATTGAATGCACATCAAAACTCTTCTGGTatcacatttaaaaaagaaaaatctgatCCAGTGACACACTTTCCACCAGGTAGCTGTAATATGATGAAAACCAAGTCTTGCAAACTTTGGATCAGGCCTCTAAAGCCATTTGCACCTTTATTGTGTGGTTTAGGTTGCATTCAGATAGGACAGTTGATAATTTACCCAGATTATGGTTTCTACTTGTGTGTACTAAAAAATCCTAGTCCCATTACTGTGGGtttttatcattttgtttgagTGCAGCGAATAGTCCTTGGAAGGATCTTTTGTCTGACTTTTCTGAATGTGATCAGGGTAACAGCTGTAACTTGGACTTTTTCTGATTAAATATACTTAGGGTATTTTTCTGTATATAACAGCTTTTTTCACATGAAAATGTGATGATTTTTTATGTGTACTGAGTAAGCATAAACATAGATAATTTTGGAATTTACATTATTGCTTAAATTATCTTTTCAACAGTGGATGCTACTGAAGAGTCTAAAAAGAATGAGCCAATTTTCAAAGTTGCCCCTTCGAAGTGGGAAGCAGTGGATGAATCTGCACTTGAATCACAAGGTTAGGGTTGTATTTAAAGTACATCACTTCTTTTGTTAAAACTCTTTCAGCCCAGTATTTAACTTGACATTCAATTccaaatattaataaaacagTAGTTCAAATTATGTTGTGAGACAAttggttgaattttttaataaCTGCATTTCCTTTGATTTCCCTAGCGGTAACAACATCTAAATGGGAACTGTTTGACCAGCATGAAGAATCGGAAGAGGAGGAAAATCAGAAGTAAGAAGTgaaatttttgaggtttttttattGGCCACTTGAACTGAAGCTTATTATAGAAGAATAAAGATGATTTCACAAATGACATGGAAGTGTAAAATTTTCATGCTTCACTAAATGTCAGTGGAAACTTGCATATTTCCTCCCTTGAAATAATGTGCGAGCTGCATTGTTATTCTTAGCAGATTGAGAGCTTTTATTGCTGCTTCTGTTGCCCATGAAATACTAATTTTGCTGATTTCAGAGACAAATCCAAGTATGGGGTTTGGTTATATATGTATACAATTTTTTTCAAGAGGTATGCTGAAATTTCCCCTCTCGTTAAGTGCAAATTCAACATAGAAATGAATTGGATGCAAAAAAAATGTTTGAGGACAGAAGTCCTAAAGTCATGAGGGGAGATTTTTTAGCTGGCCAGTGTGAAAAAGGCCACTCCTTTAGTAATTCTGAATGGTATCAATGGGGCAGAGAATGTAGTGCAGTggctctcagcctgtgggtccccaagactttggcctacaactcccagaaatcccagtcactttaccagctgttaagatttgtgcatatgtatgtatatgagtatatattaCAAGTTTGAGTAAATACACGTGTACACATAAGGCCCTTGACCTTAAAGTCAGCCTACACATGACCCTCAGAAGATCATTCCACCTTTATTGTCTATGTAGCAAATCTTTATTCAGAGAATAATTTTGAGGACACTTATCTTTTAAAGCCAAGAGGaagagagtgaagatgaggatgaTACCCAGAGTTCTAAATCAGAGGAGCATCACATGTATTCCAATCCTATCAGAGAAGAAATGTCTGATTCAAAGTCTTCAAGCAAGTACTCAGAAATGAGTG is a window from the Anolis carolinensis isolate JA03-04 chromosome 3, rAnoCar3.1.pri, whole genome shotgun sequence genome containing:
- the u2surp gene encoding U2 snRNP-associated SURP motif-containing protein isoform X3 yields the protein MIEFVVREGPMFEAMIMNREINNPMFRFLFENQTPAHVYYRWKLYSILQGDAPTKWRTEDFRMFKNGSFWRPPPLNPYLHGMSEEQEPEAFVEEPSKKGALKEEQRDKLEEILRGLTPRKNDIGDAMVFCLNNAEAAEEIVDCIAESLSILKTPLPKKIARLYLVSDVLYNSSAKVANASYYRKFFESKLCQIFSDLNATYRTIQGHLQSENFKQRVMTCFRAWEDWAIYPEPFLIKLQNIFLGLVNIIEEKETEEVPDDLDGAPIIEEELDGAPLEDVDGIPIDVAPIDDLDGVPIKSLDDDLDGVPLDATEESKKNEPIFKVAPSKWEAVDESALESQAVTTSKWELFDQHEESEEEENQNQEEESEDEDDTQSSKSEEHHMYSNPIREEMSDSKSSSKYSEMSEEKRAKLREIELKVMKFQDELESGKRPKKQGQSLQEQVEHYRDKLLQREKEKEMERERERDKKDKEKSECRTKDKKEKEECTPTRKERKRRHSTSPSPSRSSGSRRAKSPSPKSERSERSERSHKESSRSRSSHKDSPRDASKKAKRSPSGSRTPKRSRRSRSRSPKKSGKKSRSQSRSPHRSHKKSKKSKH